TCTTTCCTTCAGTGAGGACCAAAATTGGTTGTAAAACTTCGGagctttaatgtgtgtgtgtgtgtgtgtgtgtgtgtgtgtatccttttaaaaatatatcttcatgtctcaaaagaaaacaagtatttaatattttcatgggAGTTTTATAACTCTCCCATTTGAATACCCCAGTGTAGCCATCTCtttgtataaatttttattaaaattattgttgctgtttgtatattctatcatcatcatcatcatcatcatcataatcatcatcgtGTCTGTATTCAACCATGCTTGTGcaatggcatgcatgtggagacccaAAGACAATTTTAGGAAGTCAGTTCTCCACCTTAATGTGGAatccaggggtcaaactcagctTGTCAAGCTGTTGCAGCAAGTGCAGCTGCCCCTTCAGTCATCTCACTACTCATCTATTTACATTTGAGtcaaaataagtatttatttgcATGGCCAACCATATATCCAACAAGGTGATAATGGTAAGTGATAACAAAGACAGTACTTCAAGCAAATGAAGGTGTTGGTATACTTCAGAAGTTAGGGAAATTATAAGTCATTTCACCTTTCCAAAGAATTAAACAATTAGGATGTGAGAATTGAGTACTAAAGTCaattctaaaatgtaaaatattaatatagtaCCCAAGTGAAATGTAAGAGTGCTCACCATATCCACACTGAGGCCTGGTACAgatttgcttctgtctcccaagatgCCACTTTCTTGGGCCACATCTTCTGGGCGAAGGTCTATCACAGACTTAGTGTATTCTGCATAAAAGACCAAAAATTTAAGTCAAAAGCAACCTGCTGCACTCCATAACAAGAACCCAGCCAAAGCACTTAGAACACAAGCCACAGATTGCAGTGGCAGAGATGTTACCTGAAGGCCTCATGACTTTTCTGGTGTTCTTCTTGAATACCATGTCACCCTCATCACCACAGACTGCATTTtggttccctggtggaatttccTAGAAGGGAATAAGTTCAAGGACATGGGGTGGGGAAAGACTAGCAGGTAGACCAAAGCAAGAGCTTATGGGTCAGATTTTAATCCAACTATGACAAAGTTAAAGGAGAGATTAATATAAAACTCATGTTCACACACTTCAGCCAAGACCCGTGAAATGTTTCCAAATGAAGCCCAGGTAAAATTTTAGTTGAATTCCTGACTTGAGATATGAAGACAGagtagaaggagagggaagggaaggagggaagaaggaaagaggagggaggaagggagggagggagggaggggactggaAGTAAAGCCAACAGCCTGCAGTTTACCTTTTCAACTTGAGATTTGGGAGCGGACATCTTCTTCCATTCTGGGAAGAGTCCAGATTTATCCAGAGAATCTCTCCTAGAAGTATCAGAAGTTAGAACCAAACCatgctttccccttcctcttctagCCAGGCCCCAAAGCACTAACAAGGAAGGCGAAGCATTGCCATCACTATAGCAACAAAATTGAGAAGGCCCATTTCACATCCATCCAAAGGACTTTGAAGGAGTGCAGAAGATCGGGCAAACAactctgcaaacacacacacacacacacacacacacacacacacacacacacacaaatgctcacaCCTCCTCTcccaagagacagaagcagaatcCTCCACAGTGCAGCATCCAGGGGAAGTTAGCTCACTCCAAGAAGCAGTGCTCAGAGCCAAAGCAACAGAGGTACTAAAGAGAGACttctgctgaggtcagaagaaagaCTCATCCAACAGCCCAAGGACAGAAACCAGGAAGGCAGAAGAAACGTCCATCCTGATGCTAGAGAACAAAATGAGAGCTCAAAATGGACAGATGTGATCGAACACCTGGAGGTGCTGTCCGAGTCAGCGGTGTAACTGTCCAGACTCTCGCTCTCAGCCTCCAGTGCACTCTTTCCACTTCTGGGCTTTGGCACATCAAACAGCACACTAGAATAAAAACCAAGATCCACTGTTTTACAAGAGGGGGACTCTTCCGCCTCTGGATAGATACCTTTCCAACTGATTCACAGTAGTAACCtgagcaattatttttaaaacataaatgtgaGTTGATTTTACAACAGTGGGAATCATACCTAGGGCTGCACTCTACATCCCAGAAGACTAAGATCTCCTACTTTCTAAATGTCCCAAGCctttacttcattttatatagaccaggctagcctcaaacttacagagatccacccacttatgcctctggaatgctaggattacagacctgcAACACCATGCCTAGCAGTAACCTCCTACCCTAAAACCcccattttaaagcattttgttcatttatttatctaatgcatattaatgttttgcctgtgtggcaggtgcatgtctggtgcccatggaggttaGTAAGAGGGCGCAGGagccactggaactggagttactgattgTTAtaaatcaccatgtgggtgctgggaagcaaatcCACGTGCTCTGCAAGAGGgacatgtgcttttttttttcttttagatttatttatttattatatgtaagtacactgtagctgtcttcagacactccagaagagggagtcagatcttgttacggatagttatgagccaccatgtggttgctgggatttgaactctggacctttagaagagcagtcgggtgctcttacccactgagccatctcaccagcccaagacatGTGCTTTTAACAGATGAACCTCTAGTAGCATTATTCTTATAACCCAAAAGGTAGAAATAATCCAATTGATTGCTCATCTACAGAGAACGGGAGAGCCAAAATACTGTATAGTATAGCAATACAAAGCTCTATTGTTCATCCACAGACCATCAAAGCTCTAATGTCTACAGCAACATGGATGAATACTGAAAACTTTGTGCTAACTGAAAGAAACCAATTTAAATGTCCACGGTGGGTATGACTCAATTCAGATGGTAAATGCAGGGTATGCAAATCCAGAAAGGCAGAACGGAGATTCCAGAATGAAAGAAATAGCAGTGGCTAATTCATGGACATGGTTTCTTTTGGGGGTGGTAGGAATGCCCTGACAATCAGTAATTGTGATGGTTGTGTGTTATGTCCTAAAAGTTCAAACATTTGCTATATTGAACTTtacaaaattacaaaatggtTTAATGCTATGTGAATTTTACCTCggttttttaaacaacaaaaaagaagcaataatCAATAAGATTAGTTTTGacatctttccctctctttcaaaataatttagaCTCTAGAGAGGTCAACAAAGTCTTATACAACTGGCTTCCCATCCATTTCTGTGCTTATTTCCTTGCACAAGCATCCCCAACTCAACTCCAGACTACACTTGTATCAGACTCGCTCTGAGTTCTTTATACCTGCTAAGATGTCTGTCTACAATGCTCCTCCCCTCTAAATACTCTCAATGTTTGCCTCTGCAGTTTTTTCAAATGTCACCTTACAATTCAGATCTGCCTTTAACTAAGAaaaacagagcacacacacatacacacacttcctaTCTGTTCATTCCAGGTCATTGTCTCCATCACACTCGCCAACATCTGGCAGACTActtatttgattatttccttttgatttgttGTATGTGCTCCCTAGCTCCAAATCTACAATCTACAAACAAGGGACCCTTCTGTATCCATAATAGTATCTCAGCGCATAAAACAATATCTGTCACATAGTAAGCTTCCACATATATTTCACAAATGAACAAGGAACCCAATCTCTAATGTCTCTGTGTGCCAGCCAGTGGAGAATAAACTTTTCAGCTTGTCAGGTGATGTTTGAGATAGGGCTGTGCAAGCAAACAGAAGGAGCTGAGTTGAAACTTTAGCGTATGCAGGTAGTGGGAACGAGGTCACTTTTGACAAATGTACCGGCTTTATCATACAAGACACAGCAAGACACTTGCTTGGTTTTCTTTACTTTActttaaaatcattcttttgTCCCCTTCAATGCAAAGggaaaaagaatttcaaatggaATCATTCCTCTAGAGACACTGTTCAACAATGGTCCATGGAGTATTTGgtgcttgtatttcttttttttttccccctaaagatAAATACGTTCTGATCCTGAGCTGATGTAAACAACcgtaaggcaaaaaaaaaaaaaaaaaaaaaaaaagcaattatttGACATCTGTGCAGTAAAAATAAACTCAGAGATAGGAGTCCTGGTCTTTATCTGTGTAATCTCAGGTAAATCATTtatcctgctttcttttctataaaaataaaagggttGATTAAATTATCTCTGAGGCTccataatttttatgtaaaaatcaCTTAGGCGCACTCAATCAGTTTTcatgtttataataaataagagGCTTCTCAATCCAATGAGACAAGAGGTTGCAGACAGCCAGAAGCAGTAGATTTCAGAAATTACATTCTGACCAGTGATGTCAGATTCGTTAATCAAGTTCAGCAAATAAAAGCCATTTTTAACCTTAACTACAAAGGAatagggggggggggctcatcaCCTGGAACAGATGACGCATGCACCCAAGGCTATCTGATAAAATCACAGTCCATATATACAGTCAAGcagcacacaaacataaaaatgaatcaagTGCTCTGGCCTTGGCAAAGTGTCTGTGTTGCAGTTTTCTGCTGGTTTTAACTAATTGGTACAAACAAGCTGTACGTGCTTAATTACGCACGCTAATGATTTCTGGCAATAGATAGGCACTTCAAACACTACTGCTACAGTTTAGTTAGGGAACACATTAATCACTCTCCTGAAGTGTCTTCATGCCTGTTGGCaatcccttctttcccttctagcTCCTGGTCACAGGCAAATGTCGATCTAGTTTGGCAACTGAAAATTAGTTTGCATTTTCTGGAAATTTGTACACCAGAATCATATAGACTCCTAGACTAGGTactcttatttgttttgttctgttttgttgtttgattggttgaggatttttattttattttttttaagcatggTCTCATTATTTAGTTCTAGCTGGCcaggaatttgctatgtagacaagggcagccttaaactcacagagatcccctgcctctgtctctggcctctggcctctgtctctacctctgcaTCTCCAAACTGCTGGGACTAGAGGTTTGCACTTCCTCATTCAGAACATGAGTACTTTCTTGTTTAGTGCTTTTCACTCAACATATGTATTTTGATATACATTCGTAATACTATATTATCAATAGATTGTTCCTTTCATTAACAAATTAGTATCCTGTGGCATAAACAACCCAGTTTATCCATTCACCTGTTGGTGGGCACTTCAATTGTTTCCAGGTTTTAGCTATCGTGAATGAAGCTGTTGTATACATAACAGACCATAAAGACACCACCAGAAATCTTTTAAGCATAATCAGCAGAATggcaagatataaaattaatacacaaaAGTCACCAGGCTttctatatataaattttaaacaatctgaaaacaaaaacagtttcagTCATAATAGCCTAAAGGGACCCTGGGATAAACCTCAGCAAGGATGTGAAAGtcttctacaataaaaaccttagcACACTGAAGAAACTGGGGGAGCTGCTAGAAAATGGGAAGACTGCCCAGGTTtatgaattggaaaaaaaaatcaacattgtgaaaatcgCTATTTTcctaaaagcaatttacagattcaagtAATCCATATCAAATTTCCAGTGAcattcttcatagaaatagaagaaCAAAATCTTAAAACTCACACAAAAGCACAAGAGACCCCAGGAGTCCAACATGAGGAAAAAGAATATTTCTGGAGGCATTACCACACCAAATTTTAAGTTAAACTACAAAGCCATAGTGATAAAAACACATAGTGctgtcacaaaaacaaatttGTAGACTAATAAACTAGAATCTAGGACAAGGCCATACAACTATTTCATTTCTGCCTATAAGCTTTCATGGTACTAGAAGGAGCTATGTAGGTTactatgaaggaaaacaaaacaaaaaccagtggtATTCCTGAAGCCAATCCTACATGCTATGATACTGACCTGCTAGGCAAGATGCACCCACTGGTGCAGGAGTAGCATAATGTTTATGAGGATAACCAGTTATTCCACAGAAAGACTAAGGCCTGGTATTGTAAACCAGGGCCACAAGTTGAGACcaaaatcagtggttctcaacctgtgggccctTTCACAGGCATCATCTAAGAccatcctgaatatcagatatttacatcacaattcctaacatagcaaaattacagttatgaagtagcaacataaataattgtatggttgtgGGGGTCAGCAccacacgaggaactgtattaaagggttgcaactctggggaggttgagaacccctgccctAGAGGAAAGCCTACCACTGTTGTTTTGGTAAACGGCATGTTGTCAAATTGCTTTCTAATGCTTCACATTTATAAATTGATGTTGCCTGAACTTTGGTCAAATAAGTTTCTCTCTGCAATGGTCAGCAGTTACTACAGAGAGATAGAACCCATCAGAGTCCTGAAAATAATTGCCTGTTGAGTGCTTAGCCCTAAATAGAACATAGAGATCCTCCTATCCCCTgccaagactcagggaacatcgCAGAAGAGTGAAAAGAATGGAAAAGCTAAAGGCAGTGTTGGGGACATGACATGGCTAGAGTACAGTCAAAAAACTCACCACCCAGAAACTCACTGCACCTATGATTACCTGCACAAGATAAAGTctgcaagaaagaaagacagaaagaccaaaagacagacagacagacggacagagagagagagagagagagagagagagagagagagagagagagaaaagaaaagggaaaaaagaaaataaaagacagagaagtATCATGAGAATGTCAAATTTATATCACTATTATTAGTATGCCATCTTATGTTTTTATAGTCTACATATTTATAGTGACTAAATTTACTATAATTTTGGTTTTCTGGGTTTTTATAAGTGCAAACTAATTTTAATGAGTTCTGTGATGAAATATACTTAAGATAAATGTCTGAATTGCATGGGTGCAgaaatgtgtgtttatatatttgtaggcacactgtgtgtgcatgtgtctgtgtgtccgtgtgtgtgtccaTTCAAGGTTGGCACTGAATGTTCTCCTTGATTCTTCTCCTCATATACTGAGGCAGGGTATCTGGCTAACAGGGTGAACCATCATTTTGCTATGGGATTCTTTGTCAAAGCCTCCCCATCTCCCACACCAAACCAACTATTAAGTGGGTTTGGGAGACCTAAACCTTACtggggcagcaagcactttccctttttttttccttttaattattttattagatattttcttcatttacatttcaaatgctatctagaatgtcccctataccctccccccacactgctcccctacccacccactcccaattcttggccctggcattcccctctatggggcatataaaatttgcaagaccaagctattggatggagcacagggtccccaatggaggagctagagaaagtacccaagaagctgtagggggctgcaaccctgtaggtgcaacaacaatatgaactaaccagtaccccctgagctcatgtctctagctacatatgtagcagaagatggcctaatcggccatcattgggaagagaggccccttggtcttgtaaactttatatgaccccagtacaggggaaggccagggccaagtagtgggagtgggtgggtaggggagcaggggcgggggggggtatagggaactttcaggatagcatttgaaatgtaaataaagaaaataataataaaaaataaataaattttaaaaatgggacacagagctaaacaaacaattctcaactgaggaataccgaatgactgagaacacctgaaaaaaaaaaaaaaacagttttgaaagTTTTCACCTTAAGAGGTGATATGAAAAGTAGCTCTGCTCACCTTGATTTAAGCATTATGTTAAATTATTACACACATTTATTGAAATACCATATGTTATCCCATACGTATAACACCATTTTTAAAGAATcagttaaaaaattttaaatcttggGTTGAAAATTTAGCTCAGTGGTGCAGCACTTGACTAGgagcacaaggctctgggtttggtccgtagttccaaaataaaattttacatctttttaaaaaataaaactaatttaaaaactcAGCTATGTGGTAGTTACTCAAAGAggatggatacacacacacacacatacacacacaccatacatatatgtgtgtgtgtgtgtatacatatataaatatatacatatatttatatatatgaatggttGAATGGTGGTGGGCCCAAAAATTTGCAACCCATAACAATGTCATAGACATCTTAGTttgcataatatattttaatctgtttGCACAAGCATAATGTAGACTTTGTAAAGTGCATGAGCTCAAATACAAGATGATAAAACAACAAACTGATAAaaacaattgaagaaaataaaaaccaaatctaAACAAGATAATTCCCTCAAACCATTAAAGTCAACAaatgggaaggaaagaacagaaaagaaagagagaaaagaaaggaatggcCCAAACCCAAATAGCATGAAGGGAATGAAGACATTGGAGTCTCTATGGTTAAGTGCTTCgatatttctcttttacttttacatcatacacttttaaaaacattatagaaATAGAGGATTGTGGAATCCAATATTCCCAAGGTGGGACCGTAAAttaacaaaacaggaaaaatgttCAAGGAGGTAGTCCAGAAAAATTCcaactataaagaaaaagatcgggctggtgagatggctcagtgggtaagagcacccaactgcccttccgaaggtccggagttcaaatcccagcaaccacatggtggctcataaccatccgtaacaagatctgacaccctcttctggagtgtctgaagacagctacagtgtacttacatataataaataaataaattgaaaaaaaaggaaaagaaaagaaaaagatcatgaAGAGTATATCATATgtcaaaaaagtacagaataatcTTGGTTGATTTATattcttatgtgcatgtgtgtatgtacgcaCAAAAAGTTACCTACAAAGATAAAAATGTCAACCTGGCTTTTTTCATAGTTAGATTCAATGGCAGAAGACAATGGAGCAACATCTACAATAgtctgagagaaagaaaacatgactcAAGTCTGTAATATGTAACTGCCAAGGTAGTTGGCAGGCATTCTGAACATGAAAGAATGCAATAAACATCACAAACCCTTCTTGACAGCACTTCCCAATGACAAAATCTAGACAACCAAGAAATAAAGCCAAAGTAAAGAATTCAGGGGTAGAAAAGTCATGGTTCCAGGTCTAAGTGTAAGCAAACAATATTCATAAATGCGAAACTAAAACTAAACCGGTTTTTAAAGTCTATTGATTTATGATTgcataacagaaagaaaatatcacaaagcctgaaaagttaaataaattttaGTAATGAACAgcgagaataaaagaaaagattaggAAGGTGTGGAAGAGAGTTAATATGAGACTGGGGAAACAGTTAATGATGGGTGTTGCTCTGGCAGAAGGACtcaagtttggctcccagcacccatgtcacaACTGCCTATGagtccaactccaggggatctaacacccttctggcctctgcaggcaactACCCACAAGTATACACACCTGCAAACAGACACtaacttttaaagtaaataaatccttgTTAAGaactaatatatttctttttcacagGTGAGTGTAGcctaagaacaaaataaatttgcCTAAAAGTTAATATTTGCCTGGGACTAGTGGGACCAGAATTgattctttccctcctcctccccttcctcctctccctcctcctccccctactcctccccctccctctcctcttcctcttcctcctcctccttcgaTTTTATCTGCATTTTCCAATTTCCCTCTAATAATGCCTATTGTTTTAGAAAACGAGGTAATAGTAATAGAAGAACTAAATAATACTAATTTTTTGGCTCTCACCTTTGTTCCCTCTGTTGTTGTTCTTGAATGATCCTTCTTCCTGGCCAGATATCACCCATCTGTGTCTGCTGAAGGAGGGACTGCCCGGCTGTCTCTCTTTTATTCActtcaaaacaaaagcatggcAGGATGGCAGGATGGCAGGATGGCAGGGtagtaataatgaaataaaggaaggaaacaacTTTCAAAGCAGtttccccaaaacacacactTACAGATAGGACAGATACAGCCTTTTCTATTCACACAGACTGGCTGAGCCCCTGGGGTTAAGTCACCACTAGCCAGAATATAGCTGGATTCCACACAAGCCTTCTATCTTCAAGGCTAGGTCCTTCAAACAGTCTTTAGCCCTGAACAATACCTGCAGGCTTCTGGCGAAGGGACATCCTGATTATTTCGCTGCCTGTTCGGTAATCAAAGCGATTTACTTTCTGGTCATAAAACCAATCTCCAGTTGCTTTCTTCAGCTCTCTgggggagaaaataaaagaaaatgtcagatgtgttgtactggctggttttgtatgtgaACTTGacaacaagctggagttatcacagagaaaggagcctcagttgaggaaatgcctccatgatatccagctgtaaggcattttcttaattagtgctcACTGAGGGAGGACCCAGGCTATTGTGGATAGTGCTATCCCTGGACAGGGGATCCTGGGTTCTACAGGAAAgcgagctgagcaagccatggaaagcaagctgGTAAACAGCacccctgcatggcctctgcttcagcacaccctgcctccaggttcccacccgGTTGGAGAGTTCCTATCCCaacttccttcagtaatgaacagcaacccggaagtgtaagccaaataaaatccttttctcccaaatttgctttttggtcatggtattttgtcacagcaatagaaaccttaagtaAGACCTGTAGAAACAATGACTCTTGTCACTCAACTAACAAAATTGATGAGAGGGCAGCCCGACATATGTCCCCTCTTTATGCTGCCATGAAGTGATACTCACATCTCTTTCGAGCACACCTTGCACCTCCAAGAGCCATTGCTTTCCAGAACTCGGCATTCTCGGCACACTAAATGATTGCAGCCCACACAAGTGCTGCTTTTGGGAATTAAGCGGCCCAAGCCCTCCTGGCACCTGGCACAGGTTCGATCACTGTAGTGTTGGCTGCCCCTTTTGGCCCCTTTTCTTTTGATCTCCAGGAGCTCATTCTTCAGTCGCCTGccaagacaggaaagagaagcacaAGTGGGT
This window of the Mus pahari chromosome X, PAHARI_EIJ_v1.1, whole genome shotgun sequence genome carries:
- the Sytl4 gene encoding synaptotagmin-like protein 4 isoform X2; this translates as MSEILDLSFLSEMERDLILGVLQRDEELRKADEKRIRRLKNELLEIKRKGAKRGSQHYSDRTCARCQEGLGRLIPKSSTCVGCNHLVCRECRVLESNGSWRCKVCSKEIELKKATGDWFYDQKVNRFDYRTGSEIIRMSLRQKPAVNKRETAGQSLLQQTQMGDIWPGRRIIQEQQQREQSVLFDVPKPRSGKSALEAESESLDSYTADSDSTSRRDSLDKSGLFPEWKKMSAPKSQVEKEIPPGNQNAVCGDEGDMVFKKNTRKVMRPSEYTKSVIDLRPEDVAQESGILGDRSKSVPGLSVDMEEEEEEEEDIDHLVKLHRQKLARGSMQSGSSMSTLGSIMSIYSEAGDFGNISVTGKIAFSLKFEQKTQTLVIHVKECYQLAYADEAKKRSNPYVKTYLLPDKSRQGKRKTSIKRDTINPLYDETFRYEISESLLAQRTLQFSVWHHGRFGRNTFLGEAEVHMDSWKLDKKLDHCLPLHGKGSVMAKWWTGWIRLVKK